The Paracholeplasma brassicae genome contains a region encoding:
- a CDS encoding SPFH domain-containing protein: protein MAVANVIKFDGFSDRKWLVFKHPSKDILDKSKVIVGPGQVAIMVHGGKVVEIFESGTVELSTLNYPVLKTFIEGAYDGKTPFPVEIYFVNRILKLDMLWGTKEPIAVLDPKFQVRVNVRARGQYALRISNYQFILTTLVGSLGGKNIVEFEVVNDFFRAIINTKVKTNLADKIIRENVSTLDIALHMETISKETFTELESEFERFGFELVNFYFESISVPKEDLERVNEILNKKAEFNILGDDRYRTSRGFDVLEKAADNESQAGGIASMGLGLGVGVGVGTNVGKIASDSLSNTNPSHTPSIKNKPCISCHKLIEEDDVFCPECGTKQELKCSKCNQNLKPTDRFCPSCGQKAGE, encoded by the coding sequence ATGGCAGTAGCAAACGTTATAAAGTTTGATGGCTTTTCAGATCGTAAGTGGCTTGTATTCAAACACCCATCAAAAGATATTTTAGACAAGAGTAAAGTCATTGTTGGTCCAGGTCAAGTTGCAATCATGGTTCATGGAGGCAAAGTTGTCGAGATTTTTGAGTCAGGCACGGTTGAATTATCGACTTTAAATTACCCGGTATTAAAGACGTTTATTGAAGGTGCATATGATGGCAAGACACCATTTCCGGTTGAAATCTATTTTGTCAACCGCATATTAAAGTTAGATATGCTTTGGGGAACCAAAGAACCAATCGCTGTCTTAGATCCGAAATTTCAAGTCCGTGTCAATGTTCGAGCACGCGGTCAATACGCATTAAGAATTTCGAATTATCAGTTTATTTTGACTACGTTGGTTGGCTCATTAGGTGGAAAAAACATTGTTGAATTTGAAGTAGTCAATGATTTCTTTAGAGCAATCATTAACACGAAAGTAAAGACGAATCTTGCAGATAAAATCATTAGAGAAAACGTCTCGACTTTAGACATAGCGCTTCACATGGAAACGATATCTAAAGAGACGTTTACGGAACTTGAATCAGAGTTTGAACGATTTGGATTTGAACTGGTTAATTTTTACTTCGAATCGATTTCTGTACCAAAAGAAGACTTAGAACGCGTCAATGAGATTTTAAATAAGAAAGCTGAATTTAATATTCTTGGTGATGATAGATATCGCACAAGTAGAGGATTTGATGTCTTAGAAAAAGCAGCAGATAACGAATCACAAGCCGGCGGTATTGCTTCGATGGGTCTTGGATTAGGTGTTGGTGTTGGCGTTGGTACAAACGTTGGAAAAATCGCATCAGATAGCTTATCAAATACGAATCCATCTCATACGCCTTCGATTAAAAATAAACCGTGCATCAGCTGTCATAAACTCATTGAAGAAGATGATGTTTTTTGTCCTGAATGTGGAACTAAGCAAGAGCTAAAGTGCAGCAAATGCAATCAAAACCTAAAACCGACGGATCGGTTCTGTCCAAGTTGCGGACAAAAGGCTGGTGAGTAA
- a CDS encoding SGNH/GDSL hydrolase family protein, producing MKIVCQGDSITDCNRFHTDQPLGDGYVYLLQQERKNDTIINRGISGNRIPELFERWQKDTIEEKPDLLFILVGINEIWHKYKHNKPMTTKEYQANYERLIIETKKDLPNVKICLLEPFVFPIGHYEPQWMPDLLEEQKNVYELSFKYHTGFIPLQKIFDEALIHHTMVELLPDGVHPSLEGHKVIKEAIVEYLTLINFETPLK from the coding sequence ATGAAAATAGTCTGTCAAGGAGATTCGATTACAGATTGTAATCGTTTTCATACTGACCAACCACTAGGCGATGGTTATGTGTATTTATTACAACAAGAGCGGAAAAACGACACAATCATCAATAGAGGGATTAGTGGAAATCGAATTCCAGAACTTTTTGAGCGATGGCAAAAAGATACGATTGAGGAAAAACCAGATTTATTATTTATATTGGTTGGGATTAATGAGATTTGGCATAAGTATAAACACAATAAACCGATGACAACAAAAGAGTATCAAGCGAATTATGAACGTTTAATCATAGAAACAAAAAAAGATTTACCAAATGTAAAAATATGTTTGTTAGAACCTTTCGTGTTTCCAATCGGCCATTACGAACCACAATGGATGCCAGATTTATTAGAGGAACAAAAAAATGTTTATGAACTCTCATTTAAATATCATACTGGTTTTATTCCGCTTCAAAAAATATTCGATGAAGCCCTTATTCATCATACAATGGTTGAGCTTCTACCAGATGGTGTACATCCATCATTAGAAGGACATAAAGTGATTAAAGAGGCAATTGTTGAGTATTTGACATTAATTAATTTTGAAACCCCTTTGAAATAA
- a CDS encoding FAD-dependent oxidoreductase, whose amino-acid sequence MTKKIVIIGGVAGGASTAARLRRLDEFAEIILFERGQYISFANCGLPYHISGVIGSRDSLIVQSAKEMHDKFNIDVRIQSEVSRINRDKKTVSVTNLVTNEVYEESYDLIVISTGSQPIKPRIEGINEAKNLFTLRTIPDMDQIISYIKEEKPKTASVIGGGFIGIEMMENLHHLGLKVSLIEMASQVMGMFDYEMSQIIHQNIADQGVELILNDGVKSFRNEGKEIELTSGKVVESDLIIFAIGVRPDNILAKESGLELNDRGSIKVDEYLKTSDDSIYAIGDVIEVPNMVSNKQMMAALAGPANKQGRIVANHICGIDEKYLGTLATSAAKIFDQTVASTGLSEKQVIQLGLKYDAIHIHPTNHASYYPGATTVTLKVIYNPITEEIYGAQAIGSEGVDKRIDVLATAIFAKVKVTELKNIDLVYAPPFSSAKDPVNMAGYVAENKIKGLVETYTLTEMKDLLSGGHFVLDIREKPELLVQQLPGAINIPLTELRSRLNELPKDQIIHVYCQVGTRGYSASRILTQHGFKVKNLDGGLKSYSCVYDQNGSEICFFPVNDLGDTLLENKTVELKSSEKPKTNQMTVELDACGLQCPGPIVQVYKKMQEMNEGDVLQVKASDPGFYKDIQAWASKTGNTLTNIQKENKTIIATLQKGSTKKEDVVEIKNDLKNSTIVVFSQDLDKAIAAFIIAQGAQSMGKQVNLFFTFWGLNILRKPKKIRVKKTFIEKMFGKMMPRGVKKLPISNMNMFGMGPKMIKSIMKKKNVDSLQTMIESAMALGVKITACAMSMDIMGIKKEELIDGVEIAGVATYLGDTAQANHNLFI is encoded by the coding sequence ATGACTAAAAAAATTGTTATTATTGGTGGCGTTGCTGGTGGTGCTTCTACTGCAGCACGTCTAAGACGTCTTGATGAATTTGCAGAAATCATTCTATTTGAACGAGGGCAATACATTTCATTTGCGAATTGTGGATTACCATATCATATCTCAGGTGTCATTGGTAGTAGAGATTCACTGATTGTTCAAAGTGCAAAAGAGATGCATGATAAGTTTAATATCGATGTTCGCATTCAAAGTGAAGTATCTAGAATTAATCGAGACAAAAAAACAGTATCTGTTACAAACTTAGTTACTAACGAAGTATACGAAGAGTCTTATGATTTGATTGTCATATCAACGGGATCACAACCCATTAAACCAAGAATTGAAGGGATTAATGAGGCTAAAAACTTATTTACGTTAAGAACTATTCCTGATATGGATCAAATTATAAGCTACATTAAAGAAGAAAAACCAAAAACAGCCTCTGTGATTGGTGGTGGATTCATTGGCATTGAAATGATGGAAAATCTGCATCACTTAGGTTTAAAAGTTTCGCTTATCGAAATGGCCTCACAAGTGATGGGCATGTTTGACTATGAAATGAGTCAAATCATCCATCAAAACATTGCTGACCAAGGTGTTGAACTCATTTTAAATGATGGAGTCAAATCTTTCAGAAATGAAGGGAAAGAAATTGAACTTACAAGTGGTAAAGTAGTCGAAAGTGACCTAATCATTTTCGCTATTGGCGTTAGACCGGATAATATCCTAGCCAAAGAATCTGGCCTTGAATTAAACGATAGAGGTTCTATCAAAGTTGATGAGTATTTAAAGACTTCCGATGACTCGATTTACGCGATTGGTGATGTCATAGAAGTACCTAATATGGTATCAAATAAACAAATGATGGCTGCCCTTGCCGGTCCTGCGAACAAACAAGGCCGTATTGTGGCTAATCACATCTGTGGGATTGACGAAAAATATTTAGGGACGCTGGCAACCTCAGCTGCGAAAATCTTTGATCAAACCGTGGCTTCTACAGGATTGTCTGAAAAACAAGTCATTCAATTAGGACTTAAATACGATGCAATTCATATTCACCCAACGAATCATGCCAGTTATTATCCAGGCGCAACCACGGTTACTCTAAAGGTTATTTATAACCCAATTACAGAAGAAATCTATGGTGCACAAGCCATTGGTAGCGAAGGGGTTGACAAACGAATCGATGTATTGGCAACCGCTATTTTTGCGAAAGTAAAAGTCACAGAACTCAAAAACATTGATTTGGTTTATGCACCACCATTTTCATCGGCTAAAGACCCAGTAAATATGGCAGGTTATGTTGCTGAAAACAAAATCAAAGGGTTGGTTGAAACCTACACGTTGACTGAAATGAAAGACCTACTTTCTGGTGGCCATTTTGTGTTAGACATTAGAGAAAAACCAGAACTACTCGTTCAACAGCTGCCAGGTGCTATTAATATTCCTTTAACAGAACTTAGAAGTCGATTAAATGAACTACCAAAAGATCAAATCATTCATGTCTATTGTCAAGTAGGAACAAGAGGGTACAGTGCCTCAAGAATCCTAACTCAACATGGATTTAAAGTGAAAAACTTGGATGGTGGACTTAAATCTTATTCTTGTGTGTACGATCAAAATGGTAGTGAAATATGTTTCTTTCCTGTTAACGACCTTGGCGATACATTGTTAGAGAATAAAACCGTAGAATTAAAATCATCAGAGAAACCAAAAACAAATCAAATGACCGTAGAACTCGATGCTTGCGGTCTACAATGTCCAGGGCCTATTGTACAAGTTTATAAAAAAATGCAAGAAATGAATGAAGGTGATGTGTTACAGGTAAAAGCATCAGACCCTGGTTTCTATAAAGACATTCAGGCGTGGGCAAGCAAAACAGGTAATACCTTAACAAATATTCAAAAAGAGAACAAAACCATTATCGCTACCCTTCAAAAAGGTAGCACAAAAAAAGAAGACGTTGTTGAAATCAAAAACGACTTAAAGAACTCAACCATTGTTGTTTTCTCACAAGATTTAGATAAAGCAATTGCAGCATTTATTATTGCACAAGGGGCACAATCCATGGGTAAACAGGTCAATCTATTCTTTACTTTCTGGGGACTCAATATTTTAAGAAAACCGAAGAAGATTCGAGTTAAGAAGACATTTATTGAAAAAATGTTTGGTAAAATGATGCCAAGAGGCGTTAAAAAACTACCGATATCTAACATGAATATGTTTGGGATGGGACCAAAAATGATTAAATCAATCATGAAGAAAAAGAACGTTGATTCACTTCAAACCATGATTGAAAGTGCAATGGCTCTAGGGGTTAAAATAACCGCTTGTGCGATGAGTATGGACATTATGGGCATTAAAAAAGAAGAACTGATTGATGGTGTTGAAATTGCAGGTGTTGCAACCTATTTAGGCGATACAGCTCAAGCGAACCATAATTTATTTATCTAA
- a CDS encoding guanylate kinase: MIILVGASASGKTEISKVLFNKYHYKKCITTTTREKRINEKDGIDYHFTSSDQFITLIEKEELVEYTVYQNNYYGFQKKDIMENGVVILDPNGVNNVVKQFREIIYVVLVEASKEHRFTRMIQRKDDFEQIHKRISTDDQIFDKEHLLKIDLIITNNQEALDDLASQIHENYQLFLSKINGKL, translated from the coding sequence ATGATTATATTAGTAGGCGCAAGCGCCAGTGGGAAAACAGAAATTTCAAAAGTTCTTTTTAACAAATACCATTACAAAAAATGTATTACAACGACTACCCGTGAAAAACGGATTAATGAAAAAGATGGAATCGATTACCATTTTACCTCAAGTGATCAGTTCATTACATTAATTGAAAAAGAAGAGCTCGTTGAATACACGGTTTACCAAAATAATTACTACGGATTTCAAAAGAAAGATATTATGGAAAATGGTGTGGTCATATTAGATCCAAATGGTGTAAATAACGTTGTTAAACAGTTTAGGGAAATTATATATGTGGTTTTGGTAGAAGCGTCTAAAGAACACAGATTTACTCGCATGATACAACGAAAAGATGATTTTGAGCAAATTCATAAAAGGATATCGACTGATGATCAAATCTTTGACAAAGAACACTTGCTTAAAATCGATTTAATTATTACAAATAATCAGGAAGCACTTGATGATTTAGCCTCTCAAATTCATGAAAATTATCAATTGTTTTTATCAAAAATAAACGGAAAACTCTAA